The segment GCTGGTTCTGGTTGTTTCGGTTTATGTGCCAGGAGGAGACACCCAAGCTTTACAAGGCACTTGCAACGCTTTGCGCCAGGTCATCTCAGACGTAAGAGAACAAGCCGGTAGACTGGTGGACGTGGTAGTTGTCGCAGACTTCAGCCAACACGACCAGCTATAGGGAGGAGATGGCATATCCTTGACGAGGCAAGGCGAAGCAGATCAGATTATCAACCTTATGAATGAGTTTGACCTTATAAGCCTGCTCCCGAGAGGAACGAAGACATGGAGTGGTGGGGGATTTTGAGACAACAGTCGACCTGGTCCTTGCTTCCGCGGACCTAGTATCCTTGAATATCAAGTGTATGATACACGGTACAGAGCACGGATCTGATCATGGTGCCATTGAGACAGAGTTCGACGTCTCGGTCCCGGTACcgcaagctcaagaacgGCTCTTGCTCAAAAACGCACCATGAAAGGAAATCAACGTTCGAATTGCCGCAGCATTAGAGTCTACCCTGGAGGAAGGTACTGTACAGCAGAAGACTGACAGGCTTATGACAGTGGTGCTAGAGGCGGTTCGCGCTCTGGCACCCAGAGCTAAGCCGTCACCTTATGCAAAACGCTGGTGGACCTCAGACCTCACGCAACTCCGGCATATATACACACACTGGAGAAATCGCGCTAGAGCATTGAGGCGAGCAGGATGGGCATgtcaagagcttgaggagacGGCCAGAGGAGCAGCAAAGCAATACCACGATGCCATCAGACAGCAGAAGAAGTCGCACTGGAATGAGTTTCTAGCAGATAACGACAACATATGGAAGGCGGCAAAGTATCTCAAGTCTGGAGATGATACAGTATTCGGCAAAGTACCCCAACTCACAAGGGCCGACGGCACAcacacaaccaacaacatcGAACAGGCTGATGAGATGTTAGCCACCTTTTTCCCTCCATTGCCGAACACATCGAAGAGGAAGGGAATCGATCCCAACGAGAATCTGCCATCCCCATGCCGGATATTACCATGGAGGAGGTGGAACGACAGCTCTTTGCGGCAAAATCATGGAAAGCACCTGGCGAAGACGGACTACCGGTCGTAGTCTGGAAACAGGTCTGGCCTTCTGTCAAGCACCGAATCTTATCGCTATTCCGCGCATCGCTAGAGGAAGGAGCGCTACCGGATCAATGGAGACACGCCAAGATTATCCCAATAAAGAAACCGAACAAGGAGGATTATTCGATCGCAAAGGCGCGGAGGCCCATATCGCTCCTATCTACCCTAGGCAAAATACTAGAGGCAGTCGTCGCAGAACGGATCTCACACGCGGTTGAGACATACGGATTGCTGCCAACAAACCACTTCGGAGCTCGCAAACAGCGGTCCGCCGAGCAGGCCCTGATGTTGCTGCAGGAGCAGATCTTCGCTGCTTGGCGAGGCCGACGGATCCTTAGCTTGGTAAGCTTTGACGTCAAAGGAGCCTACAACGGAGTATGTAAGGAGAGGCTCATCCAAAGACTGAGAGCAATGGGTATACCGGAGGACCTGCTTCGCTGGATCGAAGCCTTTTGCTCGGATCGCACAGCGACTATTCAGATCAACGGACAGGCATCCGAGATGCGAAGTCTACCACAAGCTGGACTCCCACAAGGCTCACCTCTGTCTCCGAttctgtttctcttcttcaatgcAGACCTTGTGCAGCAGCACATTGACTGTTACGGAGGAGCGATAGCGTTCGTGGATGATTTCACGGCGTGGGTGACAGGTCCGACGGCAGAGAGCAACCGCGATGGAATCAATTAGATTATCAAAAAGGCGCTGGACTGGGAAAGGAGAAGTGGCGCGACCTTCGAGGCAGAAAAGACGGCGATTATACACTTCACCCGGAAGGCATACAAGTCCGACTCAGAGCCTTTTGCAATCAAGGGACAGCTTGTTCGGCCCAAGACCCAGGTCAAGGTTCTCGGCATGATTATGGATGCTGGCCTCAAATACAAAGAGCACATTGCACGGGCAGCGACAAAAGGTTTGAAGGCTGCAATGGAGCTGCAGAGGCTCAGGGGTCTTACTCCGAGGACAGCGAGGCAGCTATTCACAGCCCCGGTGGCCCCGGTGGTGGATTACGCCTTAAACGTATGGATGCACGCATGCAGGTATAGAAGAGCCAGCCCTATCAACCGGGTTCAGAGGATTGGGGCAAATGCAATCGTAGGGACGTTCCTCACAGTGGCAACAAGCGTAGCAGAAGCAGAGGCGCATATCGCCAGCGCACATGAACGGTTCTGGAGACGGGCCATCAAGATGTGGACTGATCTACATACCCTTCCGACAACCAACCCTCTCCGAAGCTCTACATCTCGCATTCGAAAGTTCAGAAGATACAATCGCTCGCCATTCTACGAGGTAGCAGTGGCACTCAATGAGATCCCGATGGAAGAACTAGAAACGATCAACCCTTTCACGTTGGCACCCTGGGTAGAACGGGTGCAGACTATAGTGGATGATGGGGATAGTTTAGGGACAATGCAAGCAGATCTAGGATGGGCGGTACGGGCTGCAGTGAGCAGTTCGGCGCGGAATGGGGTAGTCGGAGTCGGCGGGGTCATCGAGATCCCTGCCTCGGTGCGAGGAGGACCGAAGCTTGAGCGCTTTTCCTTCACGCTCGGCATGAGGACGGAGCAGAACCCATTTTCCGGACAACTAGCAGCGATGGCTTACACGTTGAGACACTTACCCGACCTTGAGTATCGAAGCGTGGCACTGTTGGCGAGCAACAAAGCCGCCGTGCTCACGGTCCGAAACCCTCGCCAGCAGTCAGGTCAAGAGTATCTTGGATGCATATATGATTCCACCAATGTATTGAGGGTCAAAGGAAACGTGGTGGCTGTCGTATGGATGCCCATCAGTGCTGAACACAGGCTCCTGAAAATGGCTAAGAAAGAGGCGCGAAGTGCGAGCCAAGACGGTGCCGTCCCGGCTCGGAAGTTTCCCCGAATGCGATCGACGACCCTGAACATAGCCCGATCGGGTCAGCGTGCAAGCAAACGGCTACCAGACAATGTTGGGAAATTTTCGAAGATGGTTGATGCTGCGCTCCCGGGCAAGCACACTCGATTGCTCTATGATGGCTTATCACGGAGAGAAGCCAGCGTGCTAGCACAACTTAGGACAGGCATGGCCAGATTAAACGGATACCTCTTCCGGATCAGCGTAGCAGCGTCACAGTAATGCGCATGCGGACAAGCGATAGAGACAGTAGAGCACTTTCTCTTTCGATGCAGGAAATGGACAGCGCACAGGACTGAGATGCTGCAGTGCACCGAGACATTGAGAGGGGACCTCTCATTCTACCTAGGAGGAAAGTCACCATCAGATGACGCCAAGTGGATGCCAAACATGCAGGCAGTCCACGCAACTATACGATTTGCAATAGCGACAGGACGACTCGACACACAATATTGAAGCCAGATTGCAAGAACCTCACCTACTTACTCTTACTAACCCACTCACGCCCTATACTAAGCACCCTGTGCCACAGAGGCGGACGCCGCTTCAGCCGCCGTAGATAGGACGCTGGACACTTGAAGAACAGCCTTCAAGCTAGTTCGCCGGTAATGTTACTAAAATATGGGAGAAGCAAGGCACAGCAGAacagaaaggaaaagagtaATCAAGGAGCAGGCGCTGTATGGGCTTGAGGACACGAATTTCATATTGATGGTGTAAAACCAAGGTTCAGTATGGGCTTTAGGAAAATGCGGACACAAATTGAGCAATGTGTGGCACAGCATGGGCTTGGGGAAACGAGGACGAAAAGCAGGCGTTGTATGTAAGCATTAGTGACTAGTGCCCTTTCGGTCAGAACAGGCCGCCGGGCGTAATAaattgtattgtattgtataTGGGAATCTTTGGATCTCATGTACAAAGACTCGAACCCGACTCAGAGGTGGAACGAGCTCCTCGATGGGAAGTGGGCACACATATTTGACCGTAAGTGATAACTCTACCGTTTTTGGTCTTGTCTGACGATATAGAAACGCATCTGGGGTACGATGGGTACTGGCAGCAGCCAATGAGAAACACCCTGCCGGATTTGAGATTCGTTCAGGATGTCTGGCCCTCACTTGGAGGACAATATGGAGTGGGTATCGAGGAATCGAACGCTACCCTTCAGGGCGACAGCCGTTGGCATCCTTTGTCTACCAACGTGCTCAATCTCCCGCCCTTGGAACCTTATGGACCCCAATCTCGATATCTCGACGTCTTCTTTCGAGGATCCAGCTCCTGCAACTGGTTTGCCGCACCATAGGAGGACTACGTCTTGCTCTCACAGTACAATGGAACAGTTGGTGGACACAACGGCAGCGATAGCCGTGTCTATGTCACGGTTGACTGGGACAAGGCCCCGAAAGCTCCCAACACCACAGaagtcttcatcaacatAACGAGTGACTGTCGCGGCTTTGAGAGGTATGCCGGTCAGGAACCACGCGTGGTTGCAACAGTCATCAACCGAGAAGTGCCTGATGACTTTGAAGGCTTTGTTGAATCTGATGGACACGTTTCAATCGAAGCATCGCACTACCAAGACATATATGAAGGCGACTCTGACGACGAATCTGTCGAATACCACACTATCAAGAACTACGGCCGTACGCTTGCAGGTGTTGGGCTATACCCTCTCGATACTGAGACACTTGAGGTTGGTGAAGGCCCTGCTCTCGAGTATGAAATGTACCTCTTCAGCAACCACTCGGCCGCCAACGTTACGCTCTTTATCTCTCCAGCTGCCAACTACCTCGGAGATAGAAATCCGCTCGAATATGCCATCGTGTTGTTCCCATCTGGAGAGGACCAACCCGAACCGACAATCGTTCAACCTATTGGTCCGAACGTTGGCAGTAACATGCCCGAGGGATGGGGCTATGTTGTTCCCAATGCTGTCTGAGGTGTGCACGGAAACTACACAACATCTTCATTTGATATCCCCAAAGAGGGCGCATATACTCTCAGAATCTGGGCGTTGCTGCCGAATATTGTCATCCAAAAGATTGTGCTCGATCTGGGTGGTGTAAGGGACTCATATCTTGGACCACCAGAGAGCTTTCTGCTGGGGAGGGATGACCAGGGGTTATATAATGGGACATCATTTCTGAGTACGCCGGAGATTGTGGGAGGGATGTCTGGGTCAACTTAACCGGGTTACATGTACCATAGGTATCTTGGTTACGTATTACACCAGTAACAAAAGTGTGCATGCCCATACTCATGATGTGATCCGCCCGCAGCACTATCACTTTTCCATCCCTTGTTCTCTAAAACTAGATTTATGGAGGACATGATATAACCCTCAGCCTTCCCAAACGCACTCAGGCCGGTAATCACAGAAGCCCACACATCGCTAGAACCACCTGGTTAGAAGGCTCTTCTCCGTTCACATCCCCAATGTAGCCCAATCTTCCTGACCCGATCTTGGTGAAGGCAACTGCGGCCTCCGTAGACGTGGCCGTTTCAGTGTACCAGGCCGCTGTTCTCTCGATCCCACTAACAAACAATGCTTTCTGGCTATAGGTCCGGGTAAGTTGGCTTGTAAGATGGCCATCGATAACACCAGGTTGTAGACTGACGTCAGTCCGATGATAGGAACCTCTTTTCCACGGCAGGCCCAATTTAGCAAAGAAGCGGTTGAACTCGCCCTCATTTACCATACTGCTGAAACAACCCACTGCCACGACTGTAGCCCCTTCTCGAAGCTGGTCTATAACGCGTTCCCAGACCTTTTTGTGGCGTGTAATGGCCCCATCACCAACCAGAATGATCGGAGGAGACTCGCGACCAAGTATTTCTAGGGCGGCATCTGGAGTTGCGGCCTTGAAGAGCTTGGCTTTCGAGGTTAGGTGAGAGACGAGGTCGCTGCACACAGCGTCGAAGAACGACTCGCCTTCAAGACATAGTGCAAGTACATATGGGACTGATTCAGTCTTAGCAGTTGATGTCTGAGGAGTGCTCAAGGTAATGTCGTTGAACTCAGCTTTGGCCGTCTCAGTACGGGCAGCGTCTTTCGCGGCCGCATCAGCATCGGTATTCAGATCCCTCGGGATTTGCAAAAGAACAACACGCAGTCCCTGGGTCTTCCATCTGTCAACCTCACCGAGCAACAGCTCCCACAGGTCTTTGTTCTTGACGTCACCACCACTACGCAACTTCCACCCGTTGCGAACCCAGCCTTTACACCAGCCTGTAGCTCCCTCAACCACATAAGATGAGTCAGTTGCAATCAGGAGATCATCAAAGCCTTCTGCTCGCCAGTCGCAGAGACGTAGTGCAGCAATCGTTGCCCGCAGCTCCGCCCGATTGCTGGTGTCTATACTGACATGTCCAAAAGGGCCCATATCCTCAAGTCGACCAGACACAAAGCCGCGACTACCGCTGTTACTGCTTTCGGTTGGGCCGAACACAACTGACCAACCTGCGCGAGGATCTGGCTGTCCGTTGTTGATGCAGGCACCGTCAGTGTATACGAGTACTTGGCTCTGATTAGTGCGGCGGACAAACCGAACTGACTGGGTGTTGCCAACGTAGGTTGGAACATATTCCTCGAGCTCACGGGCGACCGGTGTCGTGTGATTCTTCTTCGAAGGAAATGCAAGACCGGTGCCACGCTTCCTCTCCAATTGTTGTGGCATCTTTCCCGGTTTCTCCGATTGTGTCGGGTTCGCATCACGGGAGCCAGTTGAGCCCTCATACACACGGGTAAAGCTCGAGGTATCAGCTTCGACCATGACGAGAGCGTCCTCGCTCTCTTGCCAAGCGCTTCGACACTGGTATACAACTTGTTCAGCCTCTTGTCGGGAGCCTGGACTGTAGTGAGGCGGAGGGGTACAAGGTTCGTCGTCAATCAGGGCCTCCCAGAAATAGGAATTTGCCGCATTGGCCTCGCGACAGAGCTCAAGATACTGGCTCCGTAAAGACGAAATCAATGTTTCGGCACGATCGAAGTTGGTGGAGTGCATCTTGTTACGTGCAAGGCTTCCGATGGGTcgatcaacatcagcaaagGATGGGTCTGGCTCGAAAAATTCCAAAATGCACTCTTGTTGAAAGTTGTAGACTGATTCACAGTCGAGATAGAGTCGCAGTTTCAGAAGCGTGAGGGCTACGAGAtgactgaggctgaggttcGAAACCCGAGCGCTGAGTTTAGTCAAGGATTCGAAAGCGTTGGCGCCGTGAAGGTTCAAGAATGGTGATCGAGAGCGAGCTTCAGGCCCGTTCCTGGCCCACCATTTGATGAAATCGTAGCACTCTTGCTCCCGGTcaagtcgaagaagaacatgAGGGATAAGGTCGCGCAAGCCTAAAGGGTCTGTAGGATCTTGCCGCAGCATCTCGTTGAAGCGCTCGAGTGCGGCTTCTGAGGCATCTCGTGTACCGCGCTGAAGGATCTTGTCGGTAGCGGCGAACCGCAGCCTCATTGCCTGCTTGTTCATCCCGGCTGAGGTTGTAGTTAATGCAGCTGAGCCATGGATGGAAGGTTGATTTGAAGAGAGGCAGCCTGGTGGTGAAGGCGGGGCGAGTAACTGTTGGATACGCAGCTatacgatggggtgagtgtattAAGAtgtggagcagaatgttgtgatgttattgattGTTGACTTGATTCCTTTTTATCAGTCTGTCCGTGAGGGGTTTCACTCCtcttttggatacaagaataatattgcaaTAAGGGAAATGGGGCCCATTCctgttagattggcggctgggagTTGCTGGATTAGTGATAGCGCCTCGATAAAAGAAACATGTATTTTGTGGGTCCCCGGATATATCAATACCGGGTAGCGGAGAAAACATCTAAAAGGacagaacagagacagaagaagaaggacgagcTCCTGGGACTAGGTTGATCCTCAAGTGTGAAAATTAACCCCATTTTAATTGGACATCAACCCTACTCGCGTATCCAACAtttcccagccgccaatctaacacTTGTCTGGcccactcgcttatcatacACGTTAGTCTTATTAGCTGTCTCAACTGGGCCCGAAAACATTTTAACTAGGTTAGGCCATCGCCAAATATGCTTTAGTTCAATTCATCTGCGGGGTAAGATGTAACTACCGAATGTCTCGGTCTTGTGGACGCCCAATCTCGCTTCGTCACACCACTGTCATAACTATTCTTTCCATTaacgtgcatgataagcgagtgtcgcaaaatctcaacctttAAACTAAACACTACCAtcaaaacaccacaaacTGTCTAATCGATTAAAATTACTCACtattctcttctccagatacctcaatatcctcctgacatgttcttgcattatgtcCCGTCTTGCCGCATACACTACAGCGCCGAACCCCCGGTCGCGCcgaccttccttgaccaccatTCCTCGAagattcggccactacctgcatatcaacatccatctgatcaattaaaTCTCTTGCTTCCCCTACAGCCATCActcctcctttctgtagtcgggttctttttgcccttcggcgccggcttagtatctcatttgcatctCGAACTTCTCCGAGCTCAGCCCTCAATAAGGCATTTTCATGCATTATTGCCTTTGTTCCCTTTGCAAGTGACTTCAGAGCTCCTAgtattgactctggggagctacTTTGGCGCCTTCTGATTCGCCTGTTgaggtattcagactgagattcGGCCTCGAGAactgtctttggtgtctttgaaaTCCAAGGCTGAGTCTGGCTGGCCTTCTCCACgggaggcgttggagtccgtagctgcacatcaagctttgagatcacaCTTTCGGGGTCAAAAGGaacaagcccagctcctctaaaagCCCCTCTGATATTCTTTTCGGTCATAGTAGCTTGAAAGGCGGCGACAaaggcaggaaagaactcggtcttcgAAATGTGATGTACAGACCTTTTGATCAGATCCTcaatttctcgaccataggCCTTTTTGagcggcccaaagcacccaacatcGAGAGGCTGGAGCAGGTGAGACGCATGAGCCGGCATACAGAGCGTAACAATCTTGTTTGCCTcacaatatctctcaaatTCGACAGAGTGAtgactttcgtggccatcaaggatcagaagacgataggaACCAACTGATCGATCAGCTGTGCGTCGATCAAAGTGCCTTAGCCACTCAAGGCCCAGTTCGTTAtttgtccagccattttggctcATTGCAATAACCCAATCGCGCGGAAGGGTAGGTTCTTCGTGccagttggcaaggtgatTTTGGCCCGCGCCAATGATGAACGGTTCAATCGCCTGGCCTTCTGCATTAATCGCCTGAATGACGGTAATCCATTCacggtttccaggctgcactgattttggtcttccaAGCTTTTCTGAACCTGTGACGACCATTCCGCTTGAAATCAtacccatcataaagccagttTCATCAAAATTCCAAATATCATGTGATTGGATACCATATTTCGCAATTGTGTTCTCTACAAGCCTAAACCAATTGCGAATAATAGTTGGATCTTCACATTtagctctctggtagtcatacCTCCGAAATAAacgcgtcttgagctctggttgtcgcttGATGAAATTATTAGCCCAGCGCGTGCCGACGGGTGATGCATTGCGGTCAGCGAGGAGACAATTGGCCATTGCTTCAACAAAAGACACTCGTGGGGGAGACCCTTGCGAATCTAGCTTGAGAATAAACTGAACTAAGGTCTCTTCTTCTAGATCAGAGAGTTTCCGAGAGTTCGGGACAATATCGCGTCGTGATTGAACGCCGCGTCGGCGGCGTTGTAAAGTACGGGAATGAACGTGATACATTTCTGCGGCGCGCCGGGCACTTAATtttgggttattttgaagggctttaagtgcaagaaggattctacCTTCGTTATTAGGCTCTGACATGCCTAGTGGTTGAGAATTATCTGATCGGATAGTGATGATGTAGGGTGAGGCATTTTTGCgacactcgcttgtctgcgacactcgcttatcatgcacgttAGCTTACCTCTCAATTTTCATCTCTTTCCTAGGACGAGAATCGCAAAAATAAAGCATCAATGGAAGTCTCGTGGCCGCTCGTGTTGCGCATAATCCTGTTGCTTTGCCTTGCTGGCCTAGCACGCTTCTTCTACCTCCTCCACAAAGTCCGCTCCAGGTTCCGAGCACTGCCTGAAACGCATGGCATTGTCAGTATCCTTTTCCCCCGAAAGCCTGGCAGTCAATATCTAATCGCGTCACCAAGCCAATTATGCCCCACTCGTATTTATTTGGACATCTCATCACTCTGGGGAAAGTCTTGGCCAAGTATCCTCGCGATGTTGCCGGATTCACCGTCCCCACCGTACTCATGGAAGAGTTCCCCGATGTCTGCAAGGCTGAACTCGTGTATATGGACGCGTGgcccttctcttctcctATGCTGGCAGTCTTTCATCCGGACATGATGGCGCAGTTCTGCCAGGACCCATCCATGCCCAAACACCCAATGATGCGGACCATGTTCTCACCCATGACCCAGGGAAAGGACCTGGTGACCCTGGAGAATCCGGACTGGAAGGTCTGGTGGGCGAGGCTCAACCCTGGCTTCTCTGCAAGGAATATTGTATCCCTCCTTTCCGACTTCATCGAAGAGATCCGGGTTTTCAGAGACGGCCTCAATAAAATGGCTGAATCAGGAGAGACGTTCAGACTGGCGGAGAAGACAATGAGGGCAACAGCCGATGTCATTGCCCGCGCAGTACTGTAAGCAACCCCCATAGAATATATAGGGCAGCTCCTATGCTAATTACAAGAAGAGGGGCTCGCCTGCAATCGCAAACCACCCACAGCCCACTCTACACCGCCCTCAAGAACCAGGTTTCTTGGATGATTGGAAGCCCAGTCAAACTCATCCAAAAGTTTAACCCACTACGGACTTTTGTGACTTGGAACAACAACCGCATCATGAATAACGAGGTGTTCCCGCATATTTACCGACAGCTCAAAGAGACGGATACACCTAGCATGACTAAGACGATCAACAGCCTTGCCATTCAAGCTTACAGGAAAGAGGTACTGGAGCAAGGACGAGTATCCGACAAAAAGTTCCTCTCTGACGCGGTTGCGCACCTGAAGATATTCATGCTTGCAGGGCATGACACAACATCTACCGTGCTTTGCTACATTTATTATCATCTCCACAGAAGCCCATCTGTCTTGGCTGCGCTGCGGGCTGAGCGTGACGCCGTGCTAGGAGAAGACCCAGCTCGTGCAAGTGCAGTGATTAGCTCAAACCCTGCAATCCTCAACCAGCTTCCCTATACCTCCGCTGTCATCAAAGAAACTCTTCGTACACAGCCCCCCGTTGGATCCGTCCGGTCAGGCTCTCCCCGCCTCCTCCTGACACATCCAGAGACTGGCCAGAAATACCCCACTGCTGGTTACATGTTGTTATCTGCCATTCATGCTCTGCATCGCAACCCGGACTACTGGTCAAATCCTCACAAATTCGATCCGCAGCGCTGGCTCACCAAAGATTCCGTGCCAGTCAAGAACTCGTTTCGGCCGTTCG is part of the Fusarium oxysporum Fo47 chromosome VII, complete sequence genome and harbors:
- a CDS encoding cytochrome P450, with the protein product MPHSYLFGHLITLGKVLAKYPRDVAGFTVPTVLMEEFPDVCKAELVYMDAWPFSSPMLAVFHPDMMAQFCQDPSMPKHPMMRTMFSPMTQGKDLVTLENPDWKVWWARLNPGFSARNIVSLLSDFIEEIRVFRDGLNKMAESGETFRLAEKTMRATADVIARAVLGARLQSQTTHSPLYTALKNQVSWMIGSPVKLIQKFNPLRTFVTWNNNRIMNNEVFPHIYRQLKETDTPSMTKTINSLAIQAYRKEVLEQGRVSDKKFLSDAVAHLKIFMLAGHDTTSTVLCYIYYHLHRSPSVLAALRAERDAVLGEDPARASAVISSNPAILNQLPYTSAVIKETLRTQPPVGSVRSGSPRLLLTHPETGQKYPTAGYMLLSAIHALHRNPDYWSNPHKFDPQRWLTKDSVPVKNSFRPFELGPRNCIGQELVQVELKTILAMTIREFDLTPIYDNTEVFGEPGYMADLPGEITSHPRDGMPVRVVLTKRGVDSVIPLARSN